The following are encoded in a window of Allosphingosinicella indica genomic DNA:
- a CDS encoding type II toxin-antitoxin system VapC family toxin, which produces MKAIDTNILIRAITGDDPRQAERANEIIASGVFVSSGVWIESEWVLSFSYHWPRDRIADALAIFMELATVHAVDLQGLRWALDRYREGADWADMIHLVDAADVATFVTFDRALARRAGPQAPAHVETVA; this is translated from the coding sequence GTGAAGGCCATCGATACCAATATCCTGATCCGCGCGATTACTGGTGACGATCCGCGCCAGGCAGAACGGGCAAACGAAATCATCGCATCGGGCGTGTTCGTCTCGTCGGGCGTGTGGATCGAAAGCGAATGGGTTCTCAGCTTTTCTTACCACTGGCCTCGCGATCGCATTGCCGACGCGCTGGCCATCTTCATGGAGCTGGCGACCGTCCACGCTGTCGATCTCCAAGGATTGCGCTGGGCGCTTGACCGATACCGGGAAGGAGCCGACTGGGCTGACATGATTCATCTGGTCGATGCCGCAGACGTCGCAACTTTCGTGACTTTCGATCGCGCGCTGGCGCGACGCGCAGGTCCGCAGGCACCGGCACATGTCGAGACCGTCGCATGA
- a CDS encoding polyprenyl synthetase family protein, whose amino-acid sequence MTATVHTFPGKTTPSLDAMVQLVAADLNQVNAVILARMQSEVALIPELAGHLIAGGGKRMRPMLTLACARLLDYGGARHHKLAAAVEFIHTATLLHDDVVDGSGLRRGRRTANIIWGNPASVLVGDFLFSRAFELMVEDGSLKVLRILSRASNVIAEGEVNQLTAQRRIETSEDQYLDIIGAKTAALFAAACRIAAVVAEREDATEEALDAYGRNLGIAFQLVDDAIDYASDGATMGKDAGDDFRDGKVTLPVILAHARGDAAERTFWRDAMEGRRTSDADLAHATRLLETRGAMADTLDRARHYGQRAVDALGPFPAGKAKAALVEAVEFAIARAY is encoded by the coding sequence ATGACCGCGACCGTCCACACTTTTCCGGGCAAGACTACGCCTTCGCTCGATGCGATGGTGCAGCTTGTCGCGGCGGACCTCAATCAGGTGAATGCGGTCATCCTCGCGCGGATGCAGAGCGAGGTGGCGCTGATCCCGGAGCTGGCCGGGCATCTCATCGCCGGCGGCGGCAAGCGGATGCGGCCGATGCTGACGCTCGCCTGCGCGCGGCTGCTCGATTACGGCGGCGCGCGGCATCACAAGCTCGCCGCGGCGGTGGAGTTCATCCATACCGCGACTTTGCTGCACGATGATGTCGTCGACGGCTCCGGCCTCCGGCGCGGGCGGCGGACGGCCAACATCATCTGGGGCAATCCGGCGAGCGTGCTGGTCGGAGATTTCCTATTCAGCCGCGCTTTCGAGCTGATGGTGGAGGACGGCAGCCTCAAGGTGCTGCGCATCCTGAGCCGCGCCTCCAACGTGATCGCTGAGGGCGAGGTCAACCAGCTCACCGCGCAGCGCCGGATCGAGACCAGCGAAGACCAGTATCTCGACATCATCGGCGCGAAGACCGCCGCGCTGTTCGCCGCCGCCTGTCGCATCGCTGCAGTGGTCGCGGAGCGCGAGGATGCGACCGAGGAGGCACTCGACGCCTATGGCCGCAATCTCGGCATCGCCTTCCAGCTCGTCGACGATGCGATCGATTATGCATCGGACGGCGCGACGATGGGCAAGGACGCCGGCGACGATTTCCGGGATGGTAAGGTGACGCTGCCGGTGATCCTCGCGCATGCGCGCGGCGACGCGGCGGAGCGCACCTTCTGGCGTGATGCGATGGAAGGCCGCCGCACCAGCGATGCCGATCTCGCCCACGCCACCCGGTTGCTGGAGACGCGCGGCGCGATGGCCGATACGCTCGACCGCGCGCGCCATTACGGGCAGCGCGCGGTCGATGCGCTTGGGCCGTTCCCGGCTGGCAAGGCCAAGGCCGCGCTGGTCGAGGCGGTGGAGTTCGCGATCGCCCGCGCCTACTAG
- a CDS encoding DUF1013 domain-containing protein: MAQPLMPHATASWLVDNSALTFEQIAAFCGLHILEVQAIADDTAATKLTGRDPIRAGELSQAEIDRGQDDPKYRLQMQREPDKAVRTKGPRYTPVSKRQDKPDGIAWLIRNHPELSDGQIGKLIGTTRTTIGAIRDRSHWNIANIQPKDPVTLGLTTQRELDAAVAKAAKAGRGEGMPVDLDIDRDRAALIEELRAEREAAAREAEAAHAAEEQTEGFVDPFAR; the protein is encoded by the coding sequence GTGGCTCAGCCGCTCATGCCCCATGCGACCGCGTCCTGGCTGGTCGACAACAGCGCGCTCACCTTCGAGCAGATCGCCGCCTTCTGCGGCCTCCATATCCTCGAGGTCCAGGCGATCGCCGACGACACCGCCGCAACCAAGCTCACCGGCCGCGATCCGATTCGCGCCGGCGAGCTCAGCCAGGCGGAAATCGACCGCGGGCAGGACGATCCCAAATATCGCCTGCAGATGCAGCGCGAGCCCGACAAGGCGGTCCGCACCAAGGGGCCGCGCTACACGCCGGTCTCCAAGCGGCAGGACAAGCCCGATGGTATCGCCTGGCTGATCCGCAACCATCCCGAGCTTTCGGACGGGCAGATCGGCAAGCTGATCGGCACCACGCGCACCACCATCGGCGCGATCCGTGATCGCAGCCACTGGAACATCGCCAATATCCAGCCGAAGGATCCGGTGACGCTCGGCCTCACCACCCAGCGCGAACTCGACGCCGCTGTCGCCAAGGCGGCGAAGGCGGGCCGTGGCGAGGGCATGCCGGTCGATCTCGACATCGATCGCGACCGTGCGGCGCTGATCGAAGAGCTACGCGCCGAGCGCGAGGCGGCGGCGCGCGAAGCCGAAGCCGCTCATGCCGCCGAGGAGCAGACCGAGGGCTTTGTCGATCCCTTCGCCCGCTGA
- a CDS encoding MBL fold metallo-hydrolase: MSIPSPAERAAPAPEGLSYPFGDADPARGAIVEIADGIGWARLSMLGPLKHVNVWLLDDGDGVAIVDTGLNTSRVRDEWEALIDGPLAGRRVTRVIVTHFHPDHLGLAGWLCERFAAPLWMTRTEWLLGRMLAADARDTPPPEAFDYWHGAGWEEARIAAAEARGWRLFASAVSAIPAQFIRLMDGDSIAIGDRNWRVVVGSGHSPEHACLIDDAGGIMIAGDQVLPRITSNVSLSLSEPSADPLGEWLASIDKLRSLSPDLLVLPSHGDPFTGLHPRLDALDTNHRDRLTALEAFLDTPRRAVDCFPILFDRPIDDTLYGLATGEALAHLRHLEVTGRAVREQRGRTWWFARAA, from the coding sequence TTGTCGATCCCTTCGCCCGCTGAACGGGCTGCGCCGGCTCCCGAGGGGCTGAGCTATCCGTTCGGCGATGCCGATCCGGCGCGCGGCGCGATCGTCGAGATCGCCGACGGGATCGGCTGGGCGCGGCTATCGATGCTCGGGCCGCTCAAGCATGTGAACGTTTGGCTGCTCGACGACGGCGACGGCGTTGCGATCGTCGATACCGGCCTCAACACCTCGCGTGTCCGAGACGAGTGGGAGGCGCTGATCGACGGCCCGCTCGCCGGGCGCCGCGTCACCCGCGTCATCGTCACCCACTTTCATCCCGATCATCTCGGCCTCGCCGGCTGGCTGTGCGAGCGGTTTGCGGCGCCGCTCTGGATGACGCGCACCGAATGGCTGCTCGGCCGGATGCTCGCCGCCGACGCGCGCGACACGCCGCCGCCAGAGGCGTTCGATTACTGGCACGGTGCCGGCTGGGAGGAAGCGCGGATCGCGGCGGCCGAAGCGCGGGGTTGGCGCCTGTTCGCCTCCGCCGTGAGCGCCATACCGGCGCAGTTCATCCGGTTGATGGACGGCGACTCCATCGCGATCGGCGATCGCAACTGGCGCGTCGTTGTCGGCAGCGGTCATAGCCCCGAACATGCCTGCCTGATCGACGATGCCGGCGGGATCATGATCGCGGGCGATCAGGTGCTGCCGCGGATCACCTCCAACGTCTCGCTTAGCCTCAGCGAGCCAAGCGCCGATCCGCTCGGCGAATGGCTCGCTTCGATCGACAAGCTGCGCAGCCTCTCGCCCGATCTGCTCGTGCTGCCCTCGCATGGCGACCCGTTCACCGGCCTCCACCCGCGCCTCGACGCACTCGACACCAATCACCGCGACCGGCTGACGGCGCTGGAGGCGTTTCTCGACACGCCCCGGCGCGCGGTCGACTGCTTCCCGATCCTGTTCGACCGGCCGATCGACGACACGCTCTACGGCCTCGCCACCGGCGAGGCACTGGCGCACCTCCGCCATCTCGAGGTCACCGGCCGTGCGGTGCGCGAGCAGCGCGGCCGGACTTGGTGGTTCGCGCGCGCGGCCTGA
- a CDS encoding exodeoxyribonuclease VII small subunit, protein MSEQSDAIAALSFEAALKRLEEIVRLLESGEASLDQSIELYNEGDALRRQCEARLEAAQARIEKIQLGRDGAPAGTAPFDGG, encoded by the coding sequence ATGTCCGAACAGAGTGACGCCATCGCCGCGCTGTCCTTCGAGGCGGCGCTGAAGCGGCTGGAGGAGATCGTCCGCCTGCTGGAGAGCGGCGAGGCCTCGCTCGACCAGTCGATCGAGCTCTATAACGAGGGCGATGCGCTCCGCCGTCAGTGCGAGGCGCGGCTGGAGGCGGCGCAGGCGCGGATCGAGAAGATCCAGCTCGGCCGCGACGGCGCGCCGGCCGGCACGGCGCCGTTCGACGGTGGCTGA
- a CDS encoding polyprenyl synthetase family protein: MADADASLGPALARIGADVDGMFDALLAVPADSRARLYEAMRHAAIGGGKRLRPLLVVAAAGLFHVDRARALRVGVAVECIHVYSLIHDDLPCMDDDDLRRGKPTVHKAFDECTAVLAGDSLHALAFEVLADEATHDDPFVRSELMLELARASGPAGMAGGQMMDLMAGDGALDMAAVTRLQQLKTGALIGFCLEAGGIMGRVPPEGRTSLRGYARDVGLAFQIADDLLDVEGEEAKTGKRVGKDGAAGKETFVSLVGADRARQQAGMLVDQAVAHLQSFGGEADLLRAIARFAVARDH; the protein is encoded by the coding sequence ATGGCCGACGCCGACGCCAGCCTCGGCCCCGCGCTCGCGCGGATCGGCGCCGATGTCGATGGCATGTTCGATGCGCTGCTCGCCGTCCCAGCCGACAGCCGCGCGCGGCTTTACGAAGCGATGCGCCACGCTGCGATCGGCGGCGGCAAGCGGCTGCGGCCCTTGCTGGTCGTCGCCGCGGCAGGGCTGTTTCATGTCGATCGCGCGCGCGCGCTGCGCGTCGGCGTCGCGGTCGAGTGCATCCACGTCTATTCACTGATCCACGACGATCTGCCGTGCATGGACGATGACGATCTGCGCCGCGGCAAGCCGACCGTTCACAAGGCGTTCGACGAATGCACCGCGGTCCTCGCCGGCGATTCGCTGCACGCGCTCGCGTTCGAAGTGCTCGCCGACGAGGCGACGCACGACGATCCCTTCGTCCGCTCGGAACTGATGCTGGAACTGGCGCGTGCCTCCGGCCCCGCCGGTATGGCGGGCGGCCAGATGATGGACCTGATGGCGGGCGACGGCGCGCTCGACATGGCGGCGGTGACACGGCTGCAGCAGTTGAAGACCGGCGCGCTGATCGGCTTCTGCCTCGAGGCGGGGGGGATCATGGGCCGCGTGCCCCCCGAAGGCCGCACGAGTCTGCGCGGTTACGCGCGCGATGTCGGTCTCGCCTTTCAGATCGCCGACGACCTGCTCGACGTCGAGGGCGAAGAGGCCAAGACCGGCAAGCGGGTCGGCAAGGATGGCGCGGCGGGCAAGGAAACCTTCGTTTCGCTGGTCGGCGCCGATCGCGCGCGTCAGCAGGCCGGGATGCTGGTCGATCAGGCGGTCGCGCATCTCCAGAGCTTCGGCGGCGAGGCGGACCTGCTTCGCGCCATCGCCCGCTTCGCCGTCGCGCGCGACCATTGA
- the coaD gene encoding pantetheine-phosphate adenylyltransferase, producing the protein MTRIGVYPGTFDPITLGHMDIIRRGAKLVDRLVIGVTTNPSKSPMFSVEERTAMVEREIAGLSGDIRVVTFDSLLMDFAEREKAQIIVRGLRAVADFEYEYQMAGMNQQLNCRVETVFLMADVSLQPIASRLVKEIALYGGDIGKFVTPAVAEQVGHRVTEIGRKGS; encoded by the coding sequence ATGACCCGCATCGGCGTTTATCCGGGCACCTTCGATCCGATCACGCTCGGCCATATGGACATCATCCGCCGCGGCGCGAAGCTGGTCGACCGGCTGGTGATCGGCGTCACCACCAATCCCAGCAAATCGCCGATGTTCAGCGTCGAAGAGCGCACCGCGATGGTGGAGCGCGAGATCGCGGGGCTTTCCGGCGACATCCGCGTCGTCACCTTCGATTCGCTGCTGATGGACTTCGCCGAGCGCGAGAAGGCGCAGATCATCGTCCGCGGCCTCCGCGCCGTCGCCGATTTCGAATATGAGTATCAGATGGCGGGTATGAACCAGCAGCTCAACTGCCGCGTCGAGACCGTCTTCCTGATGGCCGACGTGTCCTTGCAGCCGATCGCCTCGCGGCTGGTGAAGGAGATCGCGCTCTACGGCGGCGACATCGGCAAGTTTGTGACGCCCGCGGTGGCCGAGCAGGTCGGCCACCGCGTCACCGAGATCGGCCGCAAGGGGTCATGA
- the queA gene encoding tRNA preQ1(34) S-adenosylmethionine ribosyltransferase-isomerase QueA: MRVDLFDFDLPPERIALRPASPRDSARMLVVRPEGFEDRGVADLPAMLRAGDMLVFNDTRVIPAQLEGTRGEARIGATLHKREGPRDWRAFVRNAKRVRAGDRIDFGAGVTALAGDKGEDGSILLRFEGDEPVELLLERAGRMPLPPYIAGKREADARDAIDYQTMFAREKGAVAAPTAALHFTPVLMNALEAAGIGHATLTLHVGAGTFLPVKAEDTDAHRMHSEWGRIDAATADRLNAVRAEGGRVIAVGTTALRLLESAAGEDGLIRPFEGDTAIFITPGYRFRAIDGLVTNFHLPRSTLFMLVGALMGRETMQAAYAHAIAEGYRFYSYGDASLLLPER, encoded by the coding sequence ATGCGCGTCGACCTGTTCGATTTCGACCTGCCGCCCGAACGGATCGCGCTCAGGCCCGCGAGCCCGCGCGACAGCGCGCGGATGCTGGTCGTGCGGCCCGAGGGCTTCGAAGACCGCGGTGTCGCCGATCTGCCCGCGATGCTCCGTGCGGGCGACATGCTCGTCTTCAACGATACCCGCGTGATCCCGGCCCAGCTCGAAGGGACGCGCGGCGAAGCGCGGATTGGCGCAACACTGCACAAGCGCGAAGGGCCGCGCGACTGGCGCGCCTTCGTCCGCAACGCCAAGCGCGTCCGCGCCGGCGACCGGATCGACTTCGGCGCGGGCGTCACCGCCCTGGCCGGCGACAAAGGCGAGGACGGCAGCATCCTCCTGCGCTTCGAGGGCGACGAGCCGGTCGAGCTGCTGCTCGAGCGGGCCGGGCGGATGCCGCTGCCGCCCTATATTGCGGGCAAGCGCGAGGCCGACGCGCGCGACGCCATTGATTATCAGACGATGTTCGCGAGGGAGAAAGGCGCCGTCGCCGCGCCGACCGCCGCGCTGCACTTCACGCCGGTGTTGATGAATGCTCTGGAAGCGGCCGGGATCGGCCATGCGACGCTGACGCTCCATGTCGGCGCGGGGACGTTCCTGCCGGTCAAGGCCGAGGACACCGACGCGCACCGGATGCACAGCGAATGGGGGCGGATCGACGCCGCCACCGCCGATCGCCTCAACGCGGTGCGCGCTGAGGGCGGACGGGTGATCGCTGTCGGGACCACCGCGCTCCGCCTGCTCGAAAGCGCGGCGGGGGAGGACGGCCTGATCCGTCCGTTCGAAGGCGATACCGCGATCTTCATCACGCCGGGCTACCGCTTCCGCGCGATTGACGGGCTGGTGACCAATTTCCACCTGCCGCGATCGACGCTCTTCATGCTGGTCGGCGCGCTCATGGGGCGTGAGACGATGCAGGCGGCCTACGCCCATGCGATCGCTGAAGGCTACCGCTTCTATTCCTACGGCGACGCGAGCTTATTGTTACCGGAACGATGA
- a CDS encoding DUF3035 domain-containing protein, with protein sequence MAKLATAASAALLLAGCAQGGLFNRGAPDEFAVARNAPLVMPPDYALVPPAPGTSSAASVDTRAEAINALFGGPQQRSATETEMLQAADRDRAAQGARSVAGDPDTNVVDKGAVTQTILQVPEGDGQEARVSTPQ encoded by the coding sequence ATCGCAAAGCTGGCCACGGCGGCCTCCGCCGCCCTCCTGCTCGCCGGCTGCGCCCAGGGCGGGCTGTTCAATCGCGGCGCGCCCGACGAGTTCGCGGTTGCGCGCAACGCGCCGCTGGTGATGCCGCCGGATTATGCGCTCGTTCCGCCCGCGCCGGGCACGTCGAGCGCCGCGTCGGTCGATACCCGCGCGGAGGCGATCAACGCACTGTTCGGCGGGCCGCAGCAGCGCAGCGCCACCGAGACGGAGATGCTGCAGGCCGCGGATCGCGACCGCGCCGCGCAGGGAGCCCGCTCGGTCGCCGGCGATCCGGACACCAATGTGGTGGACAAAGGCGCGGTGACGCAGACGATCCTGCAGGTGCCCGAAGGCGACGGCCAGGAAGCGCGCGTCTCGACGCCGCAGTAA
- the lspA gene encoding signal peptidase II yields MAELTDTPAPVAAPHPGEEGRWRTFGYTLAIGIFVVDQILKWIVTYPLQLQQRGVIDLLPIFDLRWVENRGVSMGMLTADTDLGRWLLVAMTAGIAIFVAVWLWREPKRADAVALSMILGGALGNIVDRVRYGYVVDFLDLHFGEWRPFLIFNVADAAITIGVLLLLVRSLLTRDGKTKKEV; encoded by the coding sequence ATGGCTGAATTGACCGACACTCCGGCCCCTGTCGCGGCGCCTCACCCCGGCGAGGAAGGCCGCTGGCGGACGTTCGGCTACACGCTCGCGATCGGCATCTTCGTAGTCGACCAGATCCTGAAGTGGATCGTCACCTATCCGCTCCAGCTCCAGCAGCGTGGCGTGATCGATCTGCTGCCGATCTTCGATCTGCGCTGGGTGGAGAATCGCGGCGTATCGATGGGGATGCTCACCGCCGACACCGATCTCGGCCGCTGGCTGCTGGTCGCGATGACCGCGGGAATCGCCATCTTCGTCGCCGTCTGGCTGTGGCGAGAGCCCAAGCGGGCGGACGCGGTGGCGCTGTCGATGATCCTGGGCGGCGCGCTCGGTAACATCGTCGATCGCGTCCGCTACGGCTATGTGGTCGACTTTCTGGACCTTCATTTCGGCGAATGGCGGCCGTTTTTGATCTTCAATGTCGCCGACGCTGCCATTACCATCGGTGTCCTGCTATTGCTGGTCCGATCGCTGCTGACCCGCGACGGCAAGACCAAGAAGGAAGTTTGA
- the ileS gene encoding isoleucine--tRNA ligase, with translation MSDESPTQDWRDTVFLPKTDFPMKAGLAQKEPAILARWEQEKLYEQLRAARAGRTRFILHDGPPYANGDLHMGHAMNKVLKDIIVRSRSLMGKDAPYIPGWDCHGLPIEWKVEEQYRKKKLDKDEVPKAQFRAECRAYADKWVGVQREQFQRLGVMGEWDDPYLTMAYEAEATIAAELLKFAESGQLYRGAKPVMWSPVEKTALADAEVEYEDITSTQIDVAFEIVESPIPELIGAHAVVWTTTPWTIPVNQALAYGPEIAYVLASMRPIPFSDDEPPAPDRKVLVAKHLIDAIEDRLLVTLTQIKRIEGSDLAGTVARHPMHHLGGFFAKPRPFLPGEFVTTDAGTGLVHMAPDHGEDDFDLCKAHGIGPVFAVTDDGKYRPDWAWLGGQGSVINPKFNAPDGPICTDLREAGALLAASADFKHSYPHSWRSKAKVIFRCTPQWFIPMDLSTAGLDRLDPALETSGVKNAKPLISSSVERSRDATVERSPSNHPTLRGIALDAIENTRWVPERSKNRIRAMVEGRPDWVISRQRAWGVPIALYVHRKSGEYLVDPAVNARIVAAFRQGGADAWFTADHQALLGPDYDLADYEPVNDILDVWFDSGSTHAFVIEARYGEGVRADLYIEGSDQHRGWFQSSLLESAGTRGRAPYDAVLTHGFALDAQGRKMSKSVGNVVDPLAIIRDNGADILRLWVASTDYFEDVRIGKEVLSGTTDMYRKLRNSFRYLLGALDGFDDAERVAPAAMPELERYILHRVALLDAELKAAVEAFEFNRYVRALTNFANDDLSAFFFDIRKDSLYCDAPGDPKRRAYRTVLDILFHALVRWAAPIIPFTAEEVWQTRFPDCGSVHLLEWPEVDAAWRDEALGEKWELLRGLRIRVTEAIEPMRRDKVVGSSLAANVAIELANPDLVAIVKSLDFAEVCIVSGLAVAEGQHDRIAIEASDRHKCGRCWRLLPEVTEDGALCGRCDKVVHG, from the coding sequence ATGTCCGATGAGTCCCCCACCCAGGATTGGCGCGATACGGTCTTCCTGCCGAAGACCGATTTTCCCATGAAGGCCGGCCTCGCCCAGAAGGAGCCGGCGATCCTCGCGCGCTGGGAGCAGGAGAAGCTATACGAGCAGCTCCGCGCCGCGCGCGCCGGGCGCACCCGCTTCATCCTCCACGACGGCCCGCCCTACGCCAATGGCGATCTCCACATGGGGCACGCCATGAACAAGGTGCTGAAGGACATCATCGTCCGCAGCCGCAGCCTGATGGGCAAGGATGCGCCCTACATCCCCGGCTGGGACTGCCACGGCCTTCCGATCGAATGGAAGGTGGAGGAGCAATATCGCAAGAAGAAGCTCGACAAGGACGAGGTGCCCAAGGCGCAGTTCCGCGCCGAATGCCGCGCCTATGCGGACAAGTGGGTCGGCGTGCAGCGCGAGCAGTTCCAGCGCCTCGGCGTGATGGGCGAGTGGGACGATCCCTATCTCACCATGGCCTATGAGGCCGAGGCGACGATCGCCGCCGAGCTCTTGAAGTTCGCGGAGAGCGGCCAGCTCTACCGCGGCGCCAAGCCGGTGATGTGGAGCCCGGTCGAAAAGACCGCCCTCGCCGACGCCGAGGTGGAATATGAGGACATCACCTCCACCCAGATCGACGTGGCGTTCGAGATCGTCGAAAGCCCGATCCCCGAGCTGATCGGCGCCCACGCGGTGGTGTGGACCACTACGCCCTGGACCATCCCGGTCAACCAGGCTTTAGCTTACGGGCCAGAGATCGCTTACGTTTTGGCATCAATGCGTCCGATCCCGTTCTCGGACGATGAACCTCCTGCGCCGGATCGAAAGGTGCTTGTAGCTAAGCACCTGATCGATGCGATCGAAGACCGACTGCTTGTTACCTTGACGCAGATCAAAAGGATTGAAGGCTCCGACCTCGCTGGCACCGTCGCCCGCCACCCGATGCATCATCTCGGCGGTTTCTTCGCCAAGCCACGCCCGTTCCTGCCCGGCGAGTTCGTCACCACCGATGCGGGCACCGGCCTCGTCCACATGGCGCCCGATCATGGCGAGGACGATTTCGATCTGTGCAAGGCGCACGGCATCGGCCCCGTCTTCGCGGTCACCGACGACGGCAAGTATCGACCGGACTGGGCGTGGCTCGGCGGCCAAGGCAGCGTCATCAACCCCAAGTTCAACGCCCCCGACGGCCCGATCTGCACCGACCTCCGCGAAGCCGGCGCCCTCCTCGCCGCGAGCGCGGACTTCAAACATTCCTATCCGCATAGCTGGCGGTCGAAGGCCAAGGTCATCTTCCGCTGCACACCGCAGTGGTTCATCCCGATGGATCTCTCGACTGCGGGTCTCGACAGGCTCGACCCTGCGCTCGAGACGAGCGGAGTGAAAAATGCAAAACCGCTCATCTCGAGCAGCGTCGAGCGCAGTCGAGACGCGACCGTCGAGAGATCGCCCTCCAACCATCCCACCCTCCGCGGCATCGCGCTTGATGCGATCGAGAATACCCGCTGGGTGCCCGAGCGCTCGAAGAACCGCATCCGCGCGATGGTCGAGGGGCGGCCGGACTGGGTGATCAGCCGTCAGCGCGCCTGGGGCGTGCCGATCGCACTCTACGTCCACCGCAAGAGCGGCGAGTATCTCGTCGATCCAGCGGTCAACGCACGGATTGTCGCGGCCTTCCGCCAGGGCGGCGCCGACGCCTGGTTCACCGCCGATCATCAGGCGCTGCTCGGCCCGGACTATGATCTCGCCGATTACGAGCCGGTCAACGACATCCTCGACGTCTGGTTCGACAGCGGGTCGACCCACGCCTTCGTGATCGAGGCGCGCTATGGAGAGGGTGTCCGCGCCGATCTCTACATCGAAGGGTCGGACCAGCATCGCGGCTGGTTCCAGTCCTCGCTGCTCGAAAGCGCCGGCACCCGCGGCCGCGCCCCTTATGATGCCGTGCTGACCCACGGCTTCGCGCTCGACGCGCAGGGCCGCAAGATGTCCAAATCGGTCGGCAACGTAGTCGATCCGCTGGCGATCATCCGCGACAATGGCGCGGACATCCTCCGCCTCTGGGTCGCGAGCACCGATTATTTCGAGGACGTGCGCATCGGCAAGGAGGTGCTGTCCGGCACCACCGACATGTATCGCAAGCTCCGCAACAGCTTCCGCTACCTCCTGGGCGCGCTCGACGGGTTCGACGATGCGGAGCGGGTGGCGCCGGCGGCGATGCCGGAGCTGGAGCGCTACATCCTCCACCGCGTCGCACTGCTCGATGCCGAGCTCAAGGCCGCCGTCGAGGCGTTCGAGTTCAACCGCTACGTCCGCGCGCTGACCAATTTCGCCAACGACGATCTTTCCGCCTTCTTCTTCGATATCCGCAAGGACAGCCTCTATTGCGACGCGCCGGGCGATCCCAAGCGCCGCGCCTATCGCACCGTGCTCGACATCCTGTTCCACGCGCTGGTCCGCTGGGCCGCGCCGATCATCCCCTTCACCGCCGAAGAAGTCTGGCAAACCCGCTTCCCCGACTGCGGCTCGGTGCACCTGCTGGAATGGCCCGAAGTCGATGCCGCGTGGCGCGACGAGGCGCTGGGCGAGAAGTGGGAATTGCTGCGCGGCCTGCGCATCCGCGTGACGGAGGCGATCGAGCCGATGCGGCGCGACAAGGTGGTCGGCTCTAGCCTCGCCGCCAATGTCGCGATCGAGCTCGCCAATCCCGATCTGGTCGCCATCGTGAAATCGCTCGATTTTGCGGAAGTCTGCATCGTCTCCGGTCTCGCGGTGGCTGAGGGCCAGCATGATCGCATCGCGATCGAAGCGAGCGATCGGCACAAATGCGGCCGCTGCTGGCGGCTGCTTCCCGAAGTGACTGAGGACGGCGCGCTCTGCGGCCGGTGCGACAAGGTGGTGCATGGCTGA